The genomic segment AGTGGGAATTTCCCTTGACGATTTAGAAATCTTTATTCCTGAGATGTACAGTTATTACGACTGGGAAGATATTGATAGCGAACCTGAAAATTATGATGTCACAGACCTCTTTGCATCTATTGATACAATAGATAAATTTAACAATCAATCCCAAAATCAAAGAGAACTCGCACGCTTTTCTAAAGCATTGGATAAGACGGGACATAAAGTTATTAGTTATCGTTTCCGCGATTTTCAAGAAAGTGAAGGGAAACTTTTTACAAGACTATTTGTGTATTTGTTAAATGTTATCGCACAGCGCAAGCGTACAAAACTACGCAAGTATCTGTTGGAATATAGTAATCACAGTGATTATGTGCAGAACTCGTTCGGTTTGCGAAAACAAACCGATAAAAAAGGACGCTGCTATCTGCATGATGATTTGATTGGGCAAGACTTTGAGATTGATGAAATTCTAAAACTTTACCATTTAGATGTATCAAAGTCATGATGGAAAGGAATTCCTATGGTTATGAGTGACCCAAAGTATAAAGATTTGCTTTGCCCCTATTGTGGTACTTCTAATCGTTTTCCGACGGCTTGGGCAGAAGACCAACGTTGTATTCATTGCGATAAGTGGATGGTGCATAAAGACAAAAATATCATGGAAGAAGAACTTCGGGTATTGAAAGAACATTATCAAAAAGAAAAGAATGCTATTTATGAAAGGTACCGTGGAAATTATTATGAACCACATCTTAAGGTCATTGAAGAAGGCAAGAAAGTATGAGTAGGATTGACAGAACGACCGCTGATTATATTTTTAGCGAATTATCGGCAAAGCATAAAATTTCAATAGAAAATGTGAAACAGCGATTTGTAACAGGAGAAGGCTTTGAACCTATACAAGGATTGTGGCGCAGAGATATGAGCATGGGATATCAAGACAAACGTGGACGCTTGCACGTTCGTCCGGTCACTCTTAAAGAATGGCAAGAAGATTGGAAATGTATGAAGGAACAAGAATAATATGATACTATTTATTATTTTGCTCATTGTCCTTATTATAGGAACAATAATCAGTCATGGTCTTGTACGTGGTGCAGACCCTCGACAATAAAATAATTCACCGAAGGAGAGAAATCATGAAACAATATAAGATTGATAAAATTTTAAACCACTTAAAAGAACAGAAAACTATTACAAGTTTAGAAGCTTTCCAGCTCTACAACATTACACGTTTATCTGCCATTATCTATGTTTTACGGCACACTCACCATCTTTATATTACCAATGATGATTTTAAAGCCAAGGACGGCACACATTTTGCTCGTTATCATTTGCATGAGGGAGAAAGTGCTCCAGATGTTACGGTCGCAAAGGGACAAATGTCTATTAAAGATTTTATGTAGCTTTTGCTCGTTGTAAATCAAATTATTTTGTAAGAATATGAGAAATGTGCATCCAGGGTATTGAACAATCAATACTCTGTGTTTGCCATTAGGTAGAGGAATTGTATGTCAAATAAATATAAAGCAGCATATAGAGCAACTGATGAAGGAGCAAGAGGAACGTGGGGGCTAGTTGAGAAGGAAGTAGGGATTGCTTATGAAAATATGTATGGTATCCAGAAGTCCGACGGTAACGGCTGGTTAGGATGGCTTAAAAGTGGTAATGGTTTTACTTCGGAAGAAGAATTTAGAGTGAAGGAAGAGTACACTCTTAGATATTATGATTATAGCGAGATGGGGACTCTAAGGACAGAACAAGGGAGTGGAGTATTTTTATTTGATGCTCAGGAGAAGGCGGGGGCTTTCATTGTTGAAGTGGTTGAGCAAATGTTTATGGATGCTAATTCATTAAAAGTTGAACAGATTGAAACCTCACCAACTTTGTTTATGAAACGATTATTTGATGATTATCATGATATTTTAAGTCAAGCACATGATAAATTTTTGGCAGAAGCTATTCGCTACGAGAACAATCAGCCTACTTCTCTTGAAGCACTGTGTGTGAAGAAGCGATATATTAAAATATTGCCTAAATTTCGATTCATACTCTGTAATTTGCTTGTGACGTGCTTCATTCTTGGTGGGATTTTCGCTAAAACTCAAATTATCTTTGTTTCTATAATGATACCTATAAGTATAATTTTGTTGGTCTTGCAGGTATTGGAGGATAGGGAAGGCATTGCTGATGGATATTCTCGTTTTTTGAAGCATACTACAAAAAATTATAGAGATTTTCTTTCTATCTTTGAAAAGTATCCTAACCTTAGTGTGAAAGGTTTAGAGTATTTTGGCTATCAAGACCCAGTAACATACAAATTATTTAATGCTGTGATGACATTTGCCTTTAATAGTTTTACATTAGCGGACACACAAGGAGATAAGAAAGCCTTGGAACGCATTCTCCGACCAATTGTAGCTGATTTATTTAGACAGGTACAACTCAATTATAGAGAGCATTTAGAGATTGAACAAGCTGCCGCCAATGCACAAAAGCGGCAATTACAACAACAAATTGATTCTGATTTACACGCGTATGAGCATCGAATATTTAAAGAATTATGAGGGGATATACCTCAATAAATATTAGATATTTTATCGTCTATGAGCAACACATGGTGTTTAGGGTGGTTAGATTCTGCCTTGTTGCTATAAATAATAAAAAAGGAAAGTTCTATTATGTCAGTAGAAAAGAGACACTCAGCGAGTGCAGTTTTACGCAATCAAGAACATTTTTTTCAATTGGATGAACGATTGCTTTTGGTATTTTCACCAGAGCAGTATATGTTCATCAATCGTCTTGATTTTTGGATTCAACAGAAATTGCAAGCACAACTAGCTAACGGTGAACCTGTTCGTGGTTGGGTTAACACAGAAAATAGAATGTATATTTTTAAGACATTAAAGCCTAGCCAACATCAAACGATTCCTTCATGGTTAGAAGAATTCTACCATTTTTCAGAATCCAGTTTTAATCGTGTAGTAAAGTCGTTAGTTAGTGCGGGAATTGTACTCAAGCACAATGATAAGAACAAGCTTGCTAGAGATAAAACACTTTGGTATTCACTTGATTATGAAGCATTGGACCGGTATTATTCCGAAAAATTTATAGAAAGATGGCAAGAAGTGATTGTCACACGCGTGACTTGGGAATTAAAAAAGTGGCTTGACTTTCAGCCAAATGTAGAAAATTCATCTCTTACGAATGTTCAATTAAGAAAGAAACTCTTTGACTCCAACGCAAAGGTCATAGCAAAACAACGAGCAGAAGAACTCGTTTTAGAGTTTAGTGATTTCAATGAACAAGTGATAAAAGATGAAGTCACAGAGGCAGTGAATAAAATTTTAACCCAATTAGAGCAGGAATTTCTTGGTGTTGTTCCATGCTGTCAAAATGACAACATGAGTGATACCAACGGTTCAGATGGTGAAAACGAGAAAATTAACGAAAAAAAAGCTGGGAAGCCGCATGAACAGTCATGCTGTCAAAATGATAGCATGGAAGCTGTCAAAATGGCAGCAGCATTAACCATATATAACCAACCAGGTATAACAAAGAATTACGATACTAATCGATACGTAAATCTTGACGATTTACCGAATAACTTCATTCAAGGAGTGAATCATCTTTTTCTTACGCCTAAAACCGTTGGACAACTCTCACATTTTGGTGAAGAAGCCAAAGCATTACAAGATATCATTTTTAGAGCCAAACTAAAAGTTGAAAAAGAATACCACGAGCAGTTAAAGCTCAGATTTCCTGATAGAGAAAAATCACGGATTGAGGGAGAATTTTGGCAAGATGATTTAGAGAATGAAGTTCAAAAGTTAATATTTGTGATTAAAGAGAGCAGACGCAAGGAGAAACCAATTCAAAATATTGAGGCTTTCTTTACGGCGATGATGGAAAATTTTTGGCTTGCGGCGCTGGTTATTGATTTAAACTGTTCTTACAGCTGGAAAGAAAATGCAAAATATCAAGCTGAGGAAGAGGGGAAGAATTTTCTCCACGCTTATTTTAGCAAATTTGATAAGGCGGAACTTAAAGAAGAATTGTCAAACTTTAGTAAGGAAGATGCTCAAAGGCTGAGCACGAATGAAATTTGGATTTGAATAGCATACAAAATTATTTGCCCGACAGATTTTTTTCCGTGAGATAATAAGAGAGTAAAAGGTTGTTGCCTTTCCTAGCTCAAAAGGCGTGCGAGTAGGATAAGTTAATTAGGACTGACGAAAGCGCAAAAAAGAGTATTTATATTTGATTATTAAAGGTGGGGAAATGTATAAAGGAAAACAAAAAATAGAGCTCAAAACGTTGAATGAGCATTTAAACTATATCGTTGTTGGCGGCATTATTGGGCTGCTTATTTTATTAGGGATTAGTGCTGTATTTACTTTTTTGAGTATAGCGGCCTATGCGGCAAGTGTTGACCATAGTATGTCTGTCGTTGATTATCTCTATAATTCTAATTATAATCATACCGTTCTCAAATTTATCCTATTCGTCACAGGAGGTCTGGGAATTATTTTATTAGTTGTGACGGTTATTGCTAGTTTTATTTTACTTATGAGAGGAAAGCAATGGCTTGGAGGGACAATTCTAGGAATAATTACTGTTTCTACATTGTTTTTGTTCTTTGTTCCTGTCAGTCAAACTCAAAAAGTTTACTCCGTTAAAGGGATTCTAAAAAATGACGTATTTATTGATGGGCGAAATGACTTTACTACCCCTAGTTATAAAAGCGTGGAAGAAGCGAAGCAAAAATTTTTTGATGAGGTTTGGTTTAGTAGCCCTCAAGAGGTTACTTTTACAACGATTGTCAGTACCAGAAAGGTTTATCAACCTTTAGTCAAGATTGAATTCCCTCAGAAACCTGCCAGTTACAATGCGGATAATGAGTAAAGCATCTGATAAAGCCTTTCTTTTTGTCAGTGCAATAGAGTTTTGTGGAGATAGATATATATGTACCAAAGAATTGAGCACCAAAACCTCTTTGCTAAAGCATGATGCTACGGAATTGAGGAAAAATCATAAAAAATAATATTTTGGAGGAGAAAATAGATGATTGAAGTTAAACGATGTACCAATGATAAATCTAAAGAAGCGTTTGAGATGTACGCTAAAGTTATTAATGAGTTTAAGCCAACACCAGTGCGTTACCGTGGAGATTGGCTTGATATTGAGAAGAATTACGACATTGATAATAGGGACTGATTCTTACTATCCAAGCGGTCTTAAATTTTATGATAAGAATGGTTATCAATCACTCAAAGAAAGTGAAATTCATGAAAATCTTGATATATTTAACGCTTATCAAGATTATAAAGATGTAGATGATATATGGTTAATAAAAAAATTGACTATTAAATGAATCGAGGGTTACATGAGAGAACTCATAATTGATAATTTTGCAGGTGGCGGTGGCGCTTCAACAGGAATAGAAATGGCAATTGGTCGCTCGGTGGATGTTGCGATTAACCATGACCCGAACGCTATTGCAATGCACAAGGTCAACCATCCGACTACAAGACATTATTGTGAAGATGTTTTTCAAGTTGACCCTCATGAAGCTACGAGAGGTCTCCCCGTTGCACTTTGCTGGTTTAGTCCTGATTGTAAGCATTTTTCTAAGGCAAAAGGCTCTACACCTGTTTCAAAGAAGATTAGAGGTTTAGCCTGGGTAGCGGTCAAATGGGCAAAAGCAGTGAAACCGCGGGTCATCATTTTAGAAAATGTTGAAGAATTTCGGACATGGGGACCACTGATAGAAACTGAAAAGGGATTGTTTCCAGACCCAGCTCACAAAGGCGAAACCTTTGAAGAATTTAAGTATGAGCTAGAAAAATGTGGTTACATCGTTGAATTTAAAGAACTCAGAGCTTGTGATTATGGAGCCCCCACGACAAGAAAAAGGCTGTTTCTTATTGCACGTTCGGACGGCAAGCTAATTGTTTTTCCTGAAGCAACTCATGCCCCCAAAGATACTTTAGAGGTGCTTAGTGGATTAAAGCTTCCTTACCATTCTGCTGCAGAATGCATTGACTGGAATATTCCTGGACAATCTATCTTTGACCGAAAGAAACCACTGGCAGAAAATACCATGAAGCGGATTGCCAGAGGTTTACAAAAATTTGTAATTCATAATCCAAACCCTTTTATTGTCAGAATCGGACAAACAGGATTTGGTGGAGACCGACTTTCCTATTCCTTAGAGCAGTCATTAACCACAATTACCACAAAAGCAGAACACTGTTTGGTTACGCCTACCATTATGGTTAATACCTCTGGACATCCGGGTTCAAGTGTTACTGAACCACTCAAAACAATTACTACTGGCGGGCATCAGGCACTTATTCAAACCAGTTGGATTAAAGAAGATTACTCCAAATCCACAGGGACAGATATCAGTAAGCCTGTTGGAACGATTACTGCACAAAGTGTTCATCAAGGTGTTATGTCGGCTTTTCTCTGCAAGCATTATGGCGGAAATTATCAAGGTGCAGGGATTGATGTCAGAAATCCAACCGATACAATAACGCAGGTTGACCATCATGCATTGGTTGAAGCGTTCCTGATAAAATATTATGGCTCGGATACGGGTCAAAGCCTCAATGACCCACTTCACACGATTCCAACTAAGGACCGGTTTGGTTTAGTTAGAATTGAAAATCAAGATTATCGGATAGTCGATATCACAATGCGGATGTTGCAACCGCATGAGCTTTCTAAAGCCCAAGGATTGCCCGAAGACTACATTATCGACCGAGACCCCGAAGGAAATAAAGTAAGTAAAGCCGTACAAACCGCAAGAATTGGGAACATGGTGGTTCCACAATGCGCAGAAGCGCTTGTTCGAGCCAACTTACCAGAGTTATGTCAAACCACTCAAAATTCGAACTGATGCAAAGCTATGGACAACGCTAGATTTAGAGAGAAAAATAAATATCGTTGCATCATGGATTGAACTCATTGAAAATCAACATGTTAAACTGATGCACATTGATGATGGAACAAGTGATTTTGCTGAAAATTTAGCGAAAGTTCTAACTTGTCCTTTGGAAGATTTATTAGATTAAGGACTTGTTTTAAGCTCAAAAATTATTTTTGAGATAATAAAAGTAGAGGCAAAATTTGTTGTTAGAGGAGAAAATACACATGTTTGGTCAAAAAAAGAAAAATATCTTAGATGATTTAAACGAAGAATTGGTAGATAGCGCTGCTGAGGAAACGCAAGAAACACTTGAGGAATTAAAGCATATAGAAGAA from the Lactococcus allomyrinae genome contains:
- a CDS encoding helix-turn-helix domain-containing protein gives rise to the protein MKQYKIDKILNHLKEQKTITSLEAFQLYNITRLSAIIYVLRHTHHLYITNDDFKAKDGTHFARYHLHEGESAPDVTVAKGQMSIKDFM
- a CDS encoding DNA cytosine methyltransferase, with the translated sequence MRELIIDNFAGGGGASTGIEMAIGRSVDVAINHDPNAIAMHKVNHPTTRHYCEDVFQVDPHEATRGLPVALCWFSPDCKHFSKAKGSTPVSKKIRGLAWVAVKWAKAVKPRVIILENVEEFRTWGPLIETEKGLFPDPAHKGETFEEFKYELEKCGYIVEFKELRACDYGAPTTRKRLFLIARSDGKLIVFPEATHAPKDTLEVLSGLKLPYHSAAECIDWNIPGQSIFDRKKPLAENTMKRIARGLQKFVIHNPNPFIVRIGQTGFGGDRLSYSLEQSLTTITTKAEHCLVTPTIMVNTSGHPGSSVTEPLKTITTGGHQALIQTSWIKEDYSKSTGTDISKPVGTITAQSVHQGVMSAFLCKHYGGNYQGAGIDVRNPTDTITQVDHHALVEAFLIKYYGSDTGQSLNDPLHTIPTKDRFGLVRIENQDYRIVDITMRMLQPHELSKAQGLPEDYIIDRDPEGNKVSKAVQTARIGNMVVPQCAEALVRANLPELCQTTQNSN